One segment of Erigeron canadensis isolate Cc75 chromosome 2, C_canadensis_v1, whole genome shotgun sequence DNA contains the following:
- the LOC122590023 gene encoding probable beta-1,4-xylosyltransferase IRX14H, translating into MKLQALQQSYANRGRNNSFRNQSPLDSTADGPNAVKSPASIFWLILHCLCCLISLILGFRFSRLIFYLLFSTSSINNLYTSTTTSFSTSANDIAETLSFTTSIRNLSPPVVAVNSDSNHSVVASRVVVGRHGIRIRPWPHPDPTQVMKAHKIIEAVQREQKVQYGIKNAKTLIAVTPTYVRTFQALHLTGLMHTLMNLNYDVVWIVVEAGGVSNETAALLAKSKLKVRHIGFEKKMPIFWEARHKMESQMRMRALRMVREEKLDGIVMFADDSNMHSLEFFDEIQKVEWIGAVSVGILAHSSHPDEDPFEVQKTMDEKDDKKSLLPIQGPACNSSDRLIGWHTFNSLLYKGKNANYIGDMAIVLPRKLEWSGFVINSRLVWSEAEFRPEWIKDLDIVVGVDGDDDIESPLSLLNDSSTVEPLGSCGKKVMLWWLRAEARADSKFPAGWTIDPPLEMTVPAKRTPWPDAPLELPSNPEKVITSTTQENAEKRATKTRTPKSRRSSRGKRKHEPRNTDARISARNSGERVNN; encoded by the exons atgaagttACAGGCGTTACAACAGAGCTACGCTAATCGTGGACGGAATAACAGTTTCAGAAACCAATCGCCGTTAGATTCAACGGCTGACGGACCTAACGCCGTTAAATCTCCAGCTAGTATTTTCTGGTTAATTCTTCACTGTTTATGCTGTTTAATTAGTCTTATTCTTGGATTTAGGTTTTCGCGTTtgattttttatcttttattttcgACTTCTTCTATCAACAATTTGTATACTTCCACTACGACGTCGTTTAGTACTAGTGCTAATGATATAGCTGAAACGCTGTCGTTTACTACCTCTATTCGTAACCTTTCGCCGCCTGTAGTGGCGGTTAATAGTGATAGTAATCATAGTGTTGTTGCTAGTAGAGTTGTGGTAGGGAGGCACGGAATCCGGATCCGGCCGTGGCCGCATCCGGATCCGACTCAAGTTATGAAAGCTCATAAGATAATTGAAGCTGTTCAGAGAGAACAGAAGGTTCAGTATGGGATTAAGAATGCTAAGACTTTGATTGCCGTTACGCCGACTTATGTTCGGACGTTTCAAGCTTTGCATCTAACTGGATTGATGCAtactttgatgaatttgaattATGATGTTGTGTGGATTGTTGTGGAAGCCGGTGGTGTGAGTAATGAAACGGCTGCGTTGTTGGCCAAGTCGAAGCTGAAAGTTAGGCATATTGGATTCGAGAAGAAGATGCCAATATTTTGGGAGGCTCGACATAAGATGGAGTCTCAGATGCGGATGCGAGCGTTGAG AATGGTGAGGGAAGAGAAGCTAGACGGGATTGTAATGTTTGCAGATGATAGTAATATGCATAGTTTGGAGTTCTTTGACGAGATCCAAAAAGTGGAATGGATCGGTGCTGTTTCGGTTGGGATTCTTGCTCATTCGAGTCATCCTGATGAAGATCCATTTGAGGTTCAGAAGACGATGGATGAAAAAGATGACAAGAAATCACTGCTGCCGATTCAAGGTCCGGCTTGTAACTCATCTGATAGATTGATTGGTTGGCATACGTTTAACTCACTTTTATACAAAGGGAAGAATGCAAATTATATTGGTGATATGGCGATTGTGTTGCCAAGGAAGTTAGAGTGGTCAGGATTTGTTATAAACTCAAGGTTGGTATGGAGTGAAGCTGAATTTAGGCCTGAGTGGATTAAGGATTTGGATATCGTTGTGGGGGTTGATGGGGACGATGATATTGAGAGTCCTCTTTCTTTGCTTAATGACTCTTCTACGGTGGAGCCACTAGGTAGTTGCGGGAAAAAAGTGATGCTTTGGTGGCTTCGCGCCGAGGCTCGTGCGGATAGCAAGTTCCCTGCCGG ATGGACCATTGATCCTCCATTAGAGATGACAGTCCCAGCAAAGCGAACTCCATGGCCTGATGCTCCCCTTGAACTCCCATCTAATCCCGAAAAAGTGATCACCAGCACCACTCAAGAGAATGCTGAAAAGCGTGCAACAAAAACTCGGACACCGAAATCAAGACGCAGTTCACGTggcaaaagaaaacatgaaccAAGAAACACAGATGCACGCATCTCAGCGAGGAATTCTGGAGAAAGAGTCAATAACTAG
- the LOC122588151 gene encoding UPF0481 protein At3g47200-like, with product MEDDQHDSQQPQPEWLITIAEELEKARMNNQAIFNRKTCIYRVPRCLREADEKSYTPSVVSIGPYHRQNGHLLPMERHKWRAFYQTINRHKHDFKLYLDSIQKLESKARECYEGEIDLNSNEFVKMMVLDGCFILELFRGMNKGFEKLGYAKGDPVFSICGSLDSIRRDMVKIENQIPLFILDELLAFQTCEGHDPHTLVRMAVTFFAPLIPTDEPFHKVKEFSQYDPLPLHCLHLFRESLVSRELILPKRAKKLWKRKLSRNVVGKPTTQVTYCVSQLRETGIRFRKRQTDQFWDIKYKNSVLEIPRILIHEGTKSIFRNLVAFEECHHECSNEITAYLVFMNNLIDSAEDVAFLHYKGIIEHWLGNHDDVADLFNRLCQEVVADLNDSYLSGLTDKINKSRDSRWSTWKADLSHKYFQNPWTMISVFAAMLLLLITVVQSFYDIFSYYKPTS from the coding sequence ATGGAGGACGATCAACATGACAGCCAACAACCGCAGCCCGAATGGCTCATCACCATTGCAGAGGAACTCGAGAAAGCACGGATGAACAACCAAGCAATCTTCAACCGAAAAACGTGCATTTATAGAGTTCCTAGATGTCTACGTGAAGCTGACGAGAAATCCTACACCCCGAGTGTAGTTTCCATTGGGCCTTACCACCGTCAAAATGGCCATCTACTCCCCATGGAGCGCCACAAGTGGCGTGCCTTTTACCAGACCATTAATCGCCATAAACATGACTTCAAGCTCTACCTTGACTCCATCCAAAAGCTCGAATCAAAAGCACGAGAATGCTATGAGGGTGAGATTGACCTTAACAGCAACGAGTTTGTGAAGATGATGGTTCTTGATGGTTGCTTCATCCTCGAGCTATTTAGAGGAATGAACAAGGGATTTGAGAAACTCGGTTATGCAAAAGGTGATCCGGTATTCTCAATTTGTGGGTCATTGGATTCAATTCGAAGGGATATGGTGAAGATAGAGAACCAGATTCCTCTATTCATACTCGATGAGCTCTTAGCCTTTCAAACATGCGAGGGTCATGATCCACACACACTAGTGAGAATGGCAGTCACTTTCTTCGCACCATTGATTCCAACCGATGAACCTTTCCACAAAGTTAAGGAGTTTAGCCAATACGATCCACTTCCCCTTCATTGCCTCCATCTTTTCCGAGAAAGTCTAGTCAGTAGAGAATTAATCTTACCAAAAAGAGCCAAAAAGTTGTGGAAGAGAAAGTTGAGCCGTAATGTGGTAGGCAAGCCCACAACACAGGTAACCTATTGTGTATCTCAACTCAGAGAAACTGGGATAAGGTTTAGAAAACGGCAGACTGACCAGTTTTGGGATATCAAGTACAAGAATTCAGTTTTGGAGATACCTCGCATCTTAATTCACGAGGGTACCAAATCCATATTTCGTAATCTTGTGGCATTTGAGGAGTGTCATCATGAATGCAGCAACGAGATAACAGCTTACCTAGTTTTCATGAACAACTTGATAGACTCTGCCGAAGACGTAGCCTTCTTACATTATAAAGGGATCATCGAGCACTGGCTTGGAAATCATGATGATGTTGCTGACCTCTTCAACAGGCTATGTCAAGAGGTCGTGGCAGACCTCAATGACAGTTATCTTTCAGGGTTGACAGATAAGATTAATAAGAGCCGTGACAGTCGGTGGAGTACCTGGAAAGCAGATCTGAGCCACAAATATTTCCAGAATCCATGGACTATGATCTCAGTATTTGCAGCCATGCTGTTGTTGCTGATCACCGTTGTACAGTCATTTTATGACATTTTTTCCTATTACAAGCCGACTTCTTGA
- the LOC122590022 gene encoding F-box protein SKIP2-like translates to MGQSQSAPSPAGSTHHHQHHNRSITLTYSAVSGSEMKYNNNKNIIHMEEEDIDYTGEIPDDCLALIFQFLNPGDRKRCSLVSKRFLIVEGQSRHRLALNAQSEILQFIPSLFSRFDSVTKLSLRCDRRSVSLNDAALILISLRCLNLTRLKIRGCREVTEIGMSSLGLNCKKLKKFSCGSCTFGAKGINAFLDNCSTLEELSVKRLRGVNDAASPESVGPGAAAATLKSVYLKELYNGQFFGPLIAGAKKLKTLKLLRCLGDWDKLLEMISDNNCLSEVHLERLQVSDVGLSALSNCVNLEILHIVKTPDCSNVGVVSIAERCKYLRKLHIDGWKTNRIGNEALIAIAKHSVNLQELVLIGVNPNSISLEAIAMNCQKLERLALCGSETIADGEISCIASKCVALKKLCIKGCPVSDEGIEAFAWGCPNLVKIKVKKCRNVTVEVGDWLRARRGSLVVNLDVCAVEVETVDASASESGGAQDDVVEFPPVAAAQPESLTTSASGRGSVFKTRFGLFGGRSLVASALRRWSAGNSSTNGSSGNSSTNGSS, encoded by the coding sequence ATGGGTCAATCACAATCTGCACCATCGCCGGCCGGGTCAACTCACCACCACCAGCATCATAATCGGTCCATCACTTTAACATATTCAGCAGTATCTGGATCTGAAAtgaaatataacaataacaaaaatattatacaCATGGAAGAAGAAGATATAGATTACACGGGTGAAATACCAGACGATTGTTTAGCCCTAATTTTCCAATTCCTAAATCCGGGAGACAGGAAGCGTTGTTCCCTCGTTTCCAAGAGGTTTTTGATCGTAGAAGGCCAAAGCAGACACCGTCTCGCTCTCAACGCCCAATCCGAAATCCTTCAATTCATCCCTTCTCTTTTCTCCCGCTTCGATTCCGTCACCAAACTCTCCTTACGTTGCGACCGCAGATCCGTCAGCCTAAACGACGCCGCTTTGATTCTCATCTCTCTCCGCTGCCTCAACCTCACGCGCCTCAAAATCCGTGGCTGCCGCGAGGTCACTGAAATCGGTATGTCTTCTTTAGGCCTCAACtgtaaaaaattaaagaaattcaGCTGTGGATCTTGTACGTTTGGTGCTAAAGGCATCAACGCCTTTTTAGACAACTGTAGCACCCTTGAAGAGCTTTCTGTTAAGCGCTTACGTGGCGTCAACGACGCCGCGTCGCCGGAATCCGTCGGTCCCGGCGCTGCTGCTGCGACGTTGAAATCGGTTTACTTGAAGGAGCTTTATAACGGTCAGTTTTTCGGACCCTTGATTGCGGGTGCGAAAAAGCTGAAAACTTTGAAGTTGTTGAGGTGTTTGGGGGATTGGGATAAGCTGCTTGAAATGATTTCGGATAATAATTGTTTGAGTGAAGTTCATTTGGAAAGGCTTCAGGTCAGTGATGTGGGCCTTTCCGCTTTGTCGAATTGTGTGAATTTGGAGATATTGCATATTGTCAAGACTCCTGATTGTAGTAATGTTGGTGTTGTTTCCATTGCCGAGAGGTGTAAGTATTTGAGGAAGCTTCATATCGATGGATGGAAGACTAATCGGATTGGGAACGAGGCTTTGATAGCTATAGCTAAACATAGTGTCAACTTGCAGGAGTTGGTTTTGATTGGTGTCAATCCGAATTCCATTAGTTTAGAAGCAATTGCTATGAATTGTCAGAAGTTGGAGAGGTTGGCTTTGTGTGGGAGCGAAACGATTGCAGATGGGGAAATTTCTTGTATTGCGTCCAAATGTGTTGCGTTGAAGAAGTTGTGTATTAAGGGGTGTCCTGTATCCGATGAAGGGATCGAGGCGTTTGCTTGGGGATGTCCTAATTTGGTTAAGATTAAGGTCAAGAAGTGTAGAAATGTGACAGTCGAAGTTGGGGATTGGCTCAGGGCTAGGAGGGGTTCGCTGGTGGTTAATTTGGATGTGTGTGCCGTTGAGGTTGAAACTGTGGATGCAAGTGCGAGTGAAAGTGGTGGTGCACAAGACGACGTGGTGGAGTTCCCGCCTGTAGCTGCTGCTCAACCTGAGTCGCTGACTACTAGCGCTAGTGGCCGGGGGTCTGTTTTCAAGACAAGGTTCGGGCTTTTTGGAGGAAGGAGTCTCGTGGCTAGTGCTTTGAGGAGGTGGTCAGCTGGCAATAGCAGTACCAATGGTAGCTCTGGCAATAGCAGTACCAATGGTAGCTCATGA